A window of Streptomyces sp. NBC_01241 genomic DNA:
CGCCTCCACCATCTCCACCACATCCGCCAACGATCCTGTCCCGACTACGAAGGCCGCCGGCCCCAACTCGCCTGGCCGGCACCCCGCCAATCGGGTGTGCGCCACGCCGTCAAAAGCCGGCGAGATGTCCTGCCTTGCCATGGTCCGCACCGATGTCATCGCGGCGAAGGGCGTCCAGCCCAATGCCGCTCCCGCTGGTTTCGGTCCGGCAGACCTGCAGAGCGCGTACAACCTGCCCGCCGCCGGCTCCACGGAGACGGTGGCGATCGTCGACGCGTTCGACAACCCGAACGCCGAGGCGGACCTGGCCGTTTACCGTCAGCAGTACGGGCTGCCGGCGTGCACCACGGCCAATGGCTGCTTCAAGAAGATCGACCAGCGCGGCGGCATGAACTATCCGCCGGCGGACGCCGGGTGGGCCGGGGAGATCGCACTGGACATCGACATGGTCAGCGCGATATGTCCGACCTGCAAGATCCTGCTGGTCGAGGCCGACGACAGCTACCTGACCAACCTCGGCGCGGCCGTGAACCAGGCGGTCGCCCAGGGTGCCAAGTACGTCTCCAACAGCTATGGCGGCAACGAAGGTTCCGACGAGAGCCAGGCCGACGACGCCTACTTCAACCACCCCGGTGTCGCGATCACTGTCAGCAGCGGTGACAACGGTTACGGCGTCTCGTACCCGGCTGCGTCGCCGTATGTGACGGCGGTCGGTGGCACCTCGCTGGTCAAGGACACCTCCACCAGCCGCGGCTGGACCGAGAGCGCATGGAGTGGTGCGGGCAGTGGCTGCTCGGTGTATGAGCCCAAGCCGTCTTTCCAGCAGGACACCGGCTGCGCGCGTCGTGCGGTCGCAGATGTGTCCGCGGTCGCGAACCCGAACACCGGTGTCGCGGTCTACCACGGTGGCTGGCAGATCTTCGGCGGTACCAGCGCGTCCGCCCCGATCATCGCCTCGGTCTACGCGATGGCCGGGACGCCGGCGGCGGGTTCGGCGCCCAACTCCTACCCGTACGCCCAGCCGTCCGCGCTGAACGATGTGACGTCCGGAAGCAACGGAAGTTGCACGCCCGCGTATCTGTGCAAGGGAGCGGCGGGTTATGACGGGCCGACCGGGCTCGGCACCCCGAACGGGGTCGCCGCGTTCCGTTACACGCCGCACGGCACTGTCATCGGTACCGTCACCGACGGCACCGATCCGCTGGCTTCGGCCAAGATCAGCGTGGGTGACGTCACGACGATGACGGATGGGCAGGGCCGTTACACCCTGACCGCGCCACTCGGAACCCATGACGTCAGTGCGAGCAAGTTCGGGTACGCCACGAAGACCGTTTCGGGTGTCGCGATCGCCGACGGTCAGACGGCGACCGAGAACTTCGCGCTGACCGCGAAGTCGCGCGTGAACGTCACCGGCACGGTCCATGACGGTTCCGGTCACGGCTGGCCGCTGTATGCGACCGTGCGGGTCAAGGATGAGCCGACGGCGGTCGCCTATACCGATCCCAAGACGGGCAAGTACACGCTGAGCGTGCCCGTCTCCAGCAGCTACACCCTGCAGGTCGACCCGTTGTATCCGGGTTACGAGCGGGACTCTCAAGACGTGCAGGTGGGTTCGGCGGATGTGACGCATGACGTCAACGCGTCGGTCGACTGGACTACCTGCAGCGCGGCCGGGTACGACCTCCACGACAACGGCACCACCGAGTCGTTCGACGGCACCACCGTGCCGTCGGGCTGGACCGTCGACGACAAGGTCGGTAACGGCCAGACCTGGGTGTTCAACGACCCCGGCAAGCGCGGCAACAAGACCGGCGGATCCGGCGGCTTCGCCATCATCGACAGCGCGAAATACGGCCGCAACAACTCACAGGACAGCTCGCTGATCAGCCCGGTGATGGACTTCAGCCAGCGAACCCACCCGTCCCTGACCTTCCGCACCGACTACAACAGCGTCCCGGGCGAGACCGGGGACGTCGATCTCAGTGTCGACGGCGGCCAGACGTGGAACAACGTCTGGCACCACACCACCGACACCGCCCGGGGGCCGCGGACCGACATCGTGGACCTGTCCCAGGCCGCCGGCAAGGCCAATGTCCAGGTGAGGTTCCACTTCACCGCCAGCTTTGGGTGGTGGTGGCAGGTCGACGACGTCTTCCTCGGCGACCGCACGTGTGACCCGACGCCGGGCGGCCTGGTCCTCGGCCAGGTGACCGACAAGAACACCGGAGCCGGGCTCAACGGCGCCTCGGTGACGTCGGTCGACAAGCCCGCGGAGAAGACGACCTCGGTGGCGACGCCGAACGACCCGAACCTGGGCGACGGCTTCTACTGGATGTTCTCCTCGCTCACCGGGAAGCACACGTTCACCGCCACGGCGGGGAACTCTTACAGCCCACAGGACATCACCGTCAACGTGGTCCCGGACCAGGCATCTGACGATACGTTCGCCCTGCCCGCACCCCGGATCGCGGTCCCGGCCCAGGTCAGCAAGACCGTCGACTGGAAGGGCCGGGGCAGCTCCGCCGTGACCTTGAAGAACACCGGAACCGCCCCGGTGACCGCCGAGATCGGTAAGCAGCCGGGCGGCCACCAGCCCGCCGCGACGCAGAAGGGTGCTCCGCTGCAGGAGGTGAAGGGACACTACAGCCCCCTGCGATTCCGGCCCGGCAAGACCACGCAGACGGCGGCCGCCAAGCCCTCGGCGACGCCGTACGCGGCGCCGTGGACGACGGTGGCCGACTACCCCGTACCGGTCATGGACAACGCCGTGGCCACCCTCGGCGGCAAGGTCTACTCGGTCGCCGGAAACGACGGCGCAACCGATTTCAAGAACGCCTACGTCTACGACCCAGGCGCCGAGGCGTGGAGTGCCCTGCCGAACCTGAGCATCGCCCGTTCGGCGCCGCAGGCTGCCGCCTACGGCGGCAAGCTCTACGTCTTCGGCGGCTGGGACCCATACGGGAGGCCGGTGGCCAAGACCGAGATCTACGACCCGGCGACCGGCGCCTGGTCCACCGGCGCCGAAAACCCGAAACCGTACGCCGGCGCCGCCGTGACCGTACTGGGCGGCAAGATCTACATCGTCGGCGGCTGCACGTACGACGACTGTGGCGGGACGGACGTGCAGACGTACGACCCGGTGTCGGACTCCTGGAGTTCGGGCACGGCGTATCCGGAGCCGATCTCCTGGCTCGGCTGCGGCGCCATCGCGAACAAGCTCTACTGCGCGGGCGGGGCGACCCCGGTCAGCGCCACCAAGCACGCCTACAGCTACGATCCGTCGTCCCACAGCTGGATCGCCGTTGCCGACCTGCCGATCGACCTCTGGGGGATGGGCTACTCGGCGGCAGACGGCAAGTTCCTCGTGTCCGGCGGCGTGACCAACGGCTTCACCACGATCACCAACCAGGGCTTCGCCTACGACCCGGGTTCCAACGCCTGGACCGCGCTGCCCAACTCCAACAACACCGTCTACCGCGGCGGCTCCGCCTGCGGCTTCTACAAGATCGGAGGTTCCCCCGCAGGGTGGGACGCGGCCAAGAGTTCCGAGCTGCTGCCCGGCTATGGCCAGTGCGTCGCAGTCCCCTGGCTCTCGGTGGACAAGACCGAGGTGACGATCCAGCCGGGCGAGAGCGTCGACGTCAACGTGAGTTTCAACGCGAACGTCGCCGAGATCACCCAGCCGGGCCCGTTCACCGCGGAGCTCACGGTCAGCGCGAAGACCCCGT
This region includes:
- a CDS encoding carboxypeptidase regulatory-like domain-containing protein → MTTTAGRVCALIVALAVAALTVIALPASASASASTISTTSANDPVPTTKAAGPNSPGRHPANRVCATPSKAGEMSCLAMVRTDVIAAKGVQPNAAPAGFGPADLQSAYNLPAAGSTETVAIVDAFDNPNAEADLAVYRQQYGLPACTTANGCFKKIDQRGGMNYPPADAGWAGEIALDIDMVSAICPTCKILLVEADDSYLTNLGAAVNQAVAQGAKYVSNSYGGNEGSDESQADDAYFNHPGVAITVSSGDNGYGVSYPAASPYVTAVGGTSLVKDTSTSRGWTESAWSGAGSGCSVYEPKPSFQQDTGCARRAVADVSAVANPNTGVAVYHGGWQIFGGTSASAPIIASVYAMAGTPAAGSAPNSYPYAQPSALNDVTSGSNGSCTPAYLCKGAAGYDGPTGLGTPNGVAAFRYTPHGTVIGTVTDGTDPLASAKISVGDVTTMTDGQGRYTLTAPLGTHDVSASKFGYATKTVSGVAIADGQTATENFALTAKSRVNVTGTVHDGSGHGWPLYATVRVKDEPTAVAYTDPKTGKYTLSVPVSSSYTLQVDPLYPGYERDSQDVQVGSADVTHDVNASVDWTTCSAAGYDLHDNGTTESFDGTTVPSGWTVDDKVGNGQTWVFNDPGKRGNKTGGSGGFAIIDSAKYGRNNSQDSSLISPVMDFSQRTHPSLTFRTDYNSVPGETGDVDLSVDGGQTWNNVWHHTTDTARGPRTDIVDLSQAAGKANVQVRFHFTASFGWWWQVDDVFLGDRTCDPTPGGLVLGQVTDKNTGAGLNGASVTSVDKPAEKTTSVATPNDPNLGDGFYWMFSSLTGKHTFTATAGNSYSPQDITVNVVPDQASDDTFALPAPRIAVPAQVSKTVDWKGRGSSAVTLKNTGTAPVTAEIGKQPGGHQPAATQKGAPLQEVKGHYSPLRFRPGKTTQTAAAKPSATPYAAPWTTVADYPVPVMDNAVATLGGKVYSVAGNDGATDFKNAYVYDPGAEAWSALPNLSIARSAPQAAAYGGKLYVFGGWDPYGRPVAKTEIYDPATGAWSTGAENPKPYAGAAVTVLGGKIYIVGGCTYDDCGGTDVQTYDPVSDSWSSGTAYPEPISWLGCGAIANKLYCAGGATPVSATKHAYSYDPSSHSWIAVADLPIDLWGMGYSAADGKFLVSGGVTNGFTTITNQGFAYDPGSNAWTALPNSNNTVYRGGSACGFYKIGGSPAGWDAAKSSELLPGYGQCVAVPWLSVDKTEVTIQPGESVDVNVSFNANVAEITQPGPFTAELTVSAKTPYGAIPSVPVTLTVTPPKTWGKITGTVTGVGCTGTSAPLTGATVQITSKTASYTLKTDRNGQYMLWLDVSNNPLTVIAAKDGWATQTRSVKITKGMATMADFSLKPDRICT